AGTCAAAATGTGAATTGTAACAATATCTGTTATTAGGAAAGTCATCACAGAATGTGGAGCTCTGTTTATTCTACATTCCTCTTGGTTTCTACAGTAAAAGAAAAATAGATATTTGCTCAATGCAATAACATTTAAAGAAGATTTTAAAAATGCCGTTTGTTTGCAAGCCTTCTGAATGAAACCAAATCGATGACATTGAACAAAGGAAACAGCAAACATCGATGGGACAACCAAGGCACTTATGATAACGAGACCATGCACAAGCCTTTCCTTTACATGTAGGATAAAACTATGATTTTTCGTTAACACTTTTCATTACGGTACCTTTTATAAAAAGGTATTAGGTATTTTATAAAGTGTTACCATCATTCCAAATGAATACACCTCAGATTCGGTGTTAGATTCAGACTGAAATGTTATGGTTAATGGAAGCAAACGGAGGAGGGGGTAGAAATGTTCTGTTTTAATTAAGGGGGGAGAGCAAAGATGGCAGCATTCAACTTGGGACACGACAGGCTATGAAGACAAAATGGAGCAAAATGAAATCAAATGACACCTCAGTGTAACTGCATAGCGTAAAACTCAACCACCTCAACCTGTTGTTTATAATCTTATGTACTATAAACTTGGTTCTGTCTGGGGCATATTTCCAGATGACCAAATCCTTGGGGAATGTACACTCATGATACATGCATTGTTGGTACAGCTCCGGGCCCTAGAAAATTACACAATGCATGAGCAACATGGCACTCTGACTCTTTTGATAGTTTGTCACAACAAACTGTACTATGGTACAACTTTTCAGTGCCTGTAACTAACTTAGGACAAGAGTCTGGTCGAGAGGCTAATCCTCTCGCTTCTGGAACCATATGCTTCGCCCTTCGGCAGGGATTCCGTTTTTTGCTCTTGCTCCTATCCTGTCATAGAAATGATAAATATACATAAGTTCTCCTTTGTAAAAAACTAAAACAGAATCTAACTTACTGTACCTTGTGTCAATACATTGTAATGGCTTTATAGTACATGATACATTTATTGAGATAATTGCAGTGGGGGAAATGCTCCCATAGAGCTGACTAAAAAGCTCTCTGTCCTCCGGTAAACCATAAGCCCTGTCGCCCCAATATTTTGTCTCGGGTCACACCAGCTTAAGGAAACAGAGCGCGAGTTGTCAAACTCATAATCATGGCTTCAGCACTGGATGACGTGTGTTTTCCGATTGTTTAGGTCCTTTTTCTTTTCAACCATAACTGTGCTCGGGTCATCTTTTCACCCAGTATCAGTGGAGGTGTGGTTGTGTTTTTAGAGCAAGCAGCGATGGACGAGCAAGCTGATGAGACAAAAAGCATGCTGGGCGATGCCATGGAATCAGACAGCAGCGCGAGAGCAGTGACAGCACAGTGTGAGTGACAGCGAGCAAGACAGAGCCAAGTTCACCCCTTCAACAGCCACTGACTCGGACCAATGTGGACACGAagtagagtgagaggggaggggagggtcacAGCCAAGTGAAAGTACTATTGCCAAAACCTGCTCCTGCCTGCCTCTGCCTGCCTTAGTGAAGGGGGAGGGTCCAATAATGAGGGAGTGGACCAATGGCCTCGcattctcatccatctctcttgaTTCAATTTGTACTAATCTGCAGAGCTCTAAACTTATCATTGTGACAAGGGTGGGCATCGTCTTTGTATGGATGATCAAGGGTGGGAAAAAAAGCTCCTAGCCTGAAGCTATACTATGGGAAAGactatgtcccaaatgacactctaatcccttatagtgcattacttttgaacagagggctctggtcaaaagtagtgcagtatatagggaatagaaacCATTTgggatgggccctggtcaaaattagtgtactatatagggaatagaatcCATTTgggatgggccctggtcaaaattagtgcgctacatagggaatagggtaccatttgggacgcaagcaTAGActgttgtggttgtgttatacATTCACTTTACCTTCTCTAAATCCTGATAACTATAGAGCCTATACAATGACCTGAGTGTGGGTTGAGTGGTCACATTTCCGTGAATTGTATAAAAGTGTCCATACTAGGAAGATGGTATATCAACTGTATGGAAAAATAAAGCAGTGCTCCACATTTTATGTACTTGTGTTCTTTTGTAGATGAGTAAAGTAGAATTTTCAAGATTTCAGTTTGTGTACTTTACCAAACTAATGGTCTATAGTTGATTACATATTATAAACATTAGAAATTATATTTCTTGATCTGGCCCTTTGTCAGGTGTGCCGTCTGACATTGCTGGGGCTACAAAAGTCTTGTAAttttcccaaaattcccaggttttccagaaattacAGTTCAAGGATTCCCTCCTGATTTCAGGAATATTTCAGGAATATTTCAACCAGGATTTCGGCAAACCAGGGAAGTTAGCAGATTTTCTGCCACCCTACTCTAGTGTGTGTGCTGTGAGGTGCTCACTAATCTACACTACAGGCTGtgagggtggggggtggagggtcTCACCATGGCGGCGGCTTGTGCGGCCACGGCTGTCTGGTTGGCCTGGTGCTGCGCAGCCTTGATCTTGGCCTGCAGGTGGGCCGGCGGGTGGAAGTACTTGCACTTCTCCCGGGAGCAGCGTGACTTGATGTAGTCCATGCACACGGTCACCGTGTTATCGCTAGTGTCAATCATAGGGCTGTCACTGGGGTGAGCGAAGCGGCAGTCCGTCTCGCCACGAGCGCAGTTGCCCCGCTGGAACTCCCGGCACACCTGGGAAGGAGGGTGGGGTGCacacggacaaacacacacacgcgcacacacgcacacacaaatatTGGTTTAATATAtcatacaatataatacacatgCCAATAACATAACAACAACTTATCATTGGGTTTATAACTATAGACTGAATAATGAACAGATTGATGTGTTTATCTATTCAGAGCCTGGGCGTAGTCAATCACAGGGGGCTTCACTCACAGCTTGGGATGTAAAATAACACCGCACACTCACTAAGTGTGGGGAGAAAACGCACGCGCAtgtacacgcaaacacacactcaaatccacacacacgcaaagacccacaaagaacacacacagcccctctacaaacACGCGCAGAAGGAGGTAAACAGTCTCACTTAGCGTGGGGAGTGTCCCCATTCCTCAGTGGAACACGGCCTCTCATTAGCAACCACATGGCTCTGTTGCTAAGTGACGGCACTTTGAGATAAACACACAATACACCTACAATACACCTACACTGCGAGGCCTGTCTTTGCTTGCCATCCTTCCAAGGCTATTCTTTGTTTTCATTACGACACAATGGCCTGGGTGCTTAGTTGTTGTATAAACAAAAACCACCCCCATTGAAATAACCTCATCTACCTTAAGTAGATTTAAACAATGGTGAGGTCTAGAATTCTGTTGGCCAGCGCTCAAGTTCTTAAAGTCCTCTATTCTTTCAACGTCAAGGTGTGTGGAAAGGGAGTATGTAAAATATaaaatgttctctctgatggGTGAGGTTAGGACTAGGTAAAAATAAGATCTGTGTTAAAAGGGGTAACTTCTACATCAACCTAGGTGGGTAAGGATGATGTCGTGAGATAATAATTATGGAGAGGCTTTCCCAACACCTCGTAGGGCAAACTCTCTTGATTCCTTGTATCGTGACCGCCCAGAGGCCGGCTCTCCTGACTCCTGGTATTGTTATTGGTTAGTTGGTGATGTCTCCTAACTGCTAATATACTAGGACATCTAGTATTGTTATTGGTTAGTGGTGGTGTACCTCCAGCTTGTCCGTGCGTAGCAGCTTCTGGTTGGAGGAGGAGCTCTGCATGGAGCAGGGAGGGCTGCCGGGAACGATGATACTCTGGGTGCTGGGCTGGAGCATCTCGGTGGGCATCATGCCCATGCTGTGGGTCATGTGGGTCAGGTAGGGAGCATAGCTCAGACCCGGGCTGGAGCCCAGGCCCTGGTTAATAGGAAACGACTGCTACCGAGGAATAGGGGGTGAGGtggggggggaagaggggagacagagagggacagaaatgTTAAAGAGGTGATAGAGGTAGAGACATAAACAAGTAGTCCATTACTCACCATGGTAGGCTGCATGGTCGTGCCAGGGAACATGAAAGGCATCTGTTGAGCCAACATGGCTGCCGCCGTCTTCTGTTGTATGAGGTTGTTGCGGCCGTTGATCTCAAGCTGAGTCTTGAGGTGGGCCGGGGGGTGGAGGTATTTGCAGTTCTCTCGCGTGCATCGGccctgaagaaaaaaaaaaatacaataaaaaattaATTAACACAAGTTAAAGAAAGACCTTGTTAAAGGCCGAGATTATGAATAAACCCTAAAGACAGGTCAGAGGTTAGGCATATGCAGACAGACTTAAATACATTGAATACTGAGGGGCAACATTGATATTCACAGCTGATGCTTTTGcagcggctaatggggatcctaatatcAAACATTGTGGGAGTTGTGTGTATTGGCCTCAGCAACACGACGGGGCTGCGCGTAGCTAGCTCAGAGGtttcgttagctagctagttagctgcttCAATAAAGGATCTTTAAAACCTTACAATGTGTAGCTTTGGCTTCAATGTGTGTTAGCAAGGTAATGACGCCAAAGATAGAACAAGGCACcagatatttcactggatgtaTAAATCTGAAGTATCCGGTATCCATCTTCTGCTGTTGAAATGCCTCACCTCCACACCACCAGGCAGTAAGGGGAGAGCAGTGACCTAATTAGCTGAGCACCAGCTCCCCAGTCATGGGTTCATGCTGAAATAGGACAACCTCCCTACCAGTCCACTGACAAACCAGCATACAGCCAGCCACTCTCCATGCACACACTGCCTAGCTAGCTCTGACCTAGAGCTGCGTTTACTACTGCAGATTGGCACGTGCtccctcagatttgtcctgttttAATTGCTAAACTTAATTTAAGCACACATTATTTGTATAAAAAATAATGAAACATCTATCAGCGGTATTATGAGGAAGGTGCCCACTGACTGGACAAGGCAAAGAGCACCCCCCCCACACCCCATTTTCCCTAGTACTGTAAGTGGTTACTTCCAAGGTGCATGAGTAAAAGGATGCCTTGGCAGGACGCTAGACACTcaatggagaaagagaaagggtgtAGGGTGTAGAGTGACACACAGCGTTTGTCCATTCATTCCTTTGTAAATAAAACACAAAATGTTCTGTTGTAATACTAGCCACCAAGCAATTTTctgaagttggctttagctagctagatatgtTCCCCAATCTCCCAACTTCATAACTAGCTATCAAgtcatttcaggctatcaatcaagttagaaAAGCTACTCAATCTTAGCTGGCATGTCTGCTGGAAAGGTTGCTAGACCTTAGAAATACAAGCAGCTACTAAATGTACAGAATAAGACTAACATTCCTTTTAATCTTTTACCCAAATTGTAGTTTTTAAATAACCACCAGTCACGAGGATACAGACAGCCCAACAGGTATGCTTACATAACCTATACAGAAGAATATACATCTTTTTTTTCCCACATAGAATTaggcataatgattatggctctagaaTGCGCCAAAAAGCTGTTTCAGATGTTTGAAAAATTCTAAATTCTCCTACCTCCCGAAAAGAGTACCACCCCCCTCCATCCTCGCATACTTTCGTGCCCCTTCTAAAATAATGGGAACATGATGCTTCTGCTTTTAGCCAAGGCAAAATGTCAGAGAAGATGAAGTGGACCGTATTTTTGATGACCAAATATTTTTCTTCACATCACATGTCAACATCAATTCTAGAAGGGTGGTTGTAAATCTGAACCACGCTTTACGGTTCCCCCGTTTCAAAATCTGGCTTATTGTTCTGGTCACAAACGTGAGCAGACCTTTAATCAAGGAGGGGTTATCAGACACCGGGGAGTTCGCAAGGGGAAATAACGTGTAATCACGCTGGTCAGCCGGGTGTTGTCAGCCCGATACAAAATTAGAAACCTGATGGAAAGTGCCTGTTTTTTTACCCCACTGTGATAAAAAAAATCACCAGTGGGAGTATCAAACTGAGAGCTGGCATTCACACGGATGTGATTTGGGATATGAAGTTGAGCTGAGCCCAACAAAGCTATATGTGTGAAGGTATGCCTTATTTATGTAAGAAACTAGCTGTAGCTAGATATAATATGATTAAGTACTAAACCCATCATACAATCACCTCTAAGACAAGTCTGGGGCAAAGTAGGCGACACTGTTAACAACAAACACTGTTAGTTATCTATCATCATGAGACTAATACAGAGTTTATAGGCCTGATATAAAAGGAATGAAATTATGCACCATCCTTCAAAGAACTCTTATAATTTCAGGATATGATCACCATTTTCCCTAGTGGAGGGGCACAGAGGTCTTGGTTTAGTGTGGAGAAAGTCAAGTCGCCAGTCagatggggtgccacagggctgcACTCTACACCCCCTTCAGTTTCTACAGCTAGTTTGTGCcagtgctgtactgtactccCGCTCAGTTTCTCCACTGGCTCATAATAGTGCTATCGATATCCCTCCCCCGCTTTACTCCATCCACAGCCAAAAGAGTAATGTTATCGCTGTGCATCGTAGCTAAGAGCCTGAGAGGTGTGAAAACCAATCAAAGCCTCTCTCACTGACGCCGCTCTGGGCAGACCGACTCCATGGTGACTGCTGGGAGGGGAAGAGTGATTGGGGATGCGGTGCTGCTGAGACTGAGCTTTGGATGCCTTCCCTGTTACTGTGAGGATGGCCTGAAGGGCATTAGATTGTCAGGGGTCAAAGCACTATCGCATGAGTAGGGCCGTGACCACCTGGGCCAAACCCCAGAACCTAGTTATAGCCTATTTTctgtggtcaggaaaaactctgaAAATCATGGTTAGAAACAAGCCACATTACAACAATGCTTTCTTCGTGACATTTTGCTGCCAGTGTCATGATTGATTCAATGCATTTGGTGCCAGTTTTGAGCATCGTTACTCGCCATTTGAGGGAGGAGTAAAGCAGCTATAAAACACACTTTGGTAGAGCGTTTCATTTGACACATTAGGAACGTATCAAATGTAGGGGGCACAGCGGTCCATATGCTCTCCTCCTAAACCACTTTACTTCTGCTTATTAGCATTGAAGGAGCGGTGTAAATTTTAATAACGCTTATTACATGATAATCAGTGTCCTTTTCAG
The window above is part of the Oncorhynchus gorbuscha isolate QuinsamMale2020 ecotype Even-year linkage group LG21, OgorEven_v1.0, whole genome shotgun sequence genome. Proteins encoded here:
- the LOC124008875 gene encoding muscleblind-like protein 2a isoform X7 is translated as MALNIASMRDTKWLTLEVCRQFQRGTCSRSDEECKFAHPPKSCQVENGRVIACFDSLKGRCTRENCKYLHPPAHLKTQLEINGRNNLIQQKTAAAMLAQQMPFMFPGTTMQPTMQSFPINQGLGSSPGLSYAPYLTHMTHSMGMMPTEMLQPSTQSIIVPGSPPCSMQSSSSNQKLLRTDKLEVCREFQRGNCARGETDCRFAHPSDSPMIDTSDNTVTVCMDYIKSRCSREKCKYFHPPAHLQAKIKAAQHQANQTAVAAQAAAMAFPHGCLQPLPKRPALEKSNGASSLFHPSMLHYQQALANAQLQQQTAFCGFPTVPMMYSAAPATISATTTPATSVPYAAAAPANQIILK
- the LOC124008875 gene encoding muscleblind-like protein 2a isoform X1, whose amino-acid sequence is MALNIASMRDTKWLTLEVCRQFQRGTCSRSDEECKFAHPPKSCQVENGRVIACFDSLKGRCTRENCKYLHPPAHLKTQLEINGRNNLIQQKTAAAMLAQQMPFMFPGTTMQPTMQSFPINQGLGSSPGLSYAPYLTHMTHSMGMMPTEMLQPSTQSIIVPGSPPCSMQSSSSNQKLLRTDKLEVCREFQRGNCARGETDCRFAHPSDSPMIDTSDNTVTVCMDYIKSRCSREKCKYFHPPAHLQAKIKAAQHQANQTAVAAQAAAMTQSTAKAMKRPLEATVELAFPHGCLQPLPKRPALEKSNGASSLFHPSMLHYQQALANAQLQQQTAFCGFPTGSVLCMTPASSLVPMMYSAAPATISATTTPATSVPYAAAAPANQIILK
- the LOC124008875 gene encoding muscleblind-like protein 2a isoform X5, with the translated sequence MALNIASMRDTKWLTLEVCRQFQRGTCSRSDEECKFAHPPKSCQVENGRVIACFDSLKGRCTRENCKYLHPPAHLKTQLEINGRNNLIQQKTAAAMLAQQMPFMFPGTTMQPTMQSFPINQGLGSSPGLSYAPYLTHMTHSMGMMPTEMLQPSTQSIIVPGSPPCSMQSSSSNQKLLRTDKLEVCREFQRGNCARGETDCRFAHPSDSPMIDTSDNTVTVCMDYIKSRCSREKCKYFHPPAHLQAKIKAAQHQANQTAVAAQAAAMAFPHGCLQPLPKRPALEKSNGASSLFHPSMLHYQQALANAQLQQQTAFCGFPTGSVLCMTPASSLVPMMYSAAPATISATTTPATSVPYAAAAPANQIILK
- the LOC124008875 gene encoding muscleblind-like protein 2a isoform X2 is translated as MALNIASMRDTKWLTLEVCRQFQRGTCSRSDEECKFAHPPKSCQVENGRVIACFDSLKGRCTRENCKYLHPPAHLKTQLEINGRNNLIQQKTAAAMLAQQMPFMFPGTTMQPTMSFPINQGLGSSPGLSYAPYLTHMTHSMGMMPTEMLQPSTQSIIVPGSPPCSMQSSSSNQKLLRTDKLEVCREFQRGNCARGETDCRFAHPSDSPMIDTSDNTVTVCMDYIKSRCSREKCKYFHPPAHLQAKIKAAQHQANQTAVAAQAAAMTQSTAKAMKRPLEATVELAFPHGCLQPLPKRPALEKSNGASSLFHPSMLHYQQALANAQLQQQTAFCGFPTGSVLCMTPASSLVPMMYSAAPATISATTTPATSVPYAAAAPANQIILK
- the LOC124008875 gene encoding muscleblind-like protein 2a isoform X6; protein product: MALNIASMRDTKWLTLEVCRQFQRGTCSRSDEECKFAHPPKSCQVENGRVIACFDSLKGRCTRENCKYLHPPAHLKTQLEINGRNNLIQQKTAAAMLAQQMPFMFPGTTMQPTMSFPINQGLGSSPGLSYAPYLTHMTHSMGMMPTEMLQPSTQSIIVPGSPPCSMQSSSSNQKLLRTDKLEVCREFQRGNCARGETDCRFAHPSDSPMIDTSDNTVTVCMDYIKSRCSREKCKYFHPPAHLQAKIKAAQHQANQTAVAAQAAAMAFPHGCLQPLPKRPALEKSNGASSLFHPSMLHYQQALANAQLQQQTAFCGFPTGSVLCMTPASSLVPMMYSAAPATISATTTPATSVPYAAAAPANQIILK
- the LOC124008875 gene encoding muscleblind-like protein 2a isoform X4, yielding MALNIASMRDTKWLTLEVCRQFQRGTCSRSDEECKFAHPPKSCQVENGRVIACFDSLKGRCTRENCKYLHPPAHLKTQLEINGRNNLIQQKTAAAMLAQQMPFMFPGTTMQPTMSFPINQGLGSSPGLSYAPYLTHMTHSMGMMPTEMLQPSTQSIIVPGSPPCSMQSSSSNQKLLRTDKLEVCREFQRGNCARGETDCRFAHPSDSPMIDTSDNTVTVCMDYIKSRCSREKCKYFHPPAHLQAKIKAAQHQANQTAVAAQAAAMTQSTAKAMKRPLEATVELAFPHGCLQPLPKRPALEKSNGASSLFHPSMLHYQQALANAQLQQQTAFCGFPTVPMMYSAAPATISATTTPATSVPYAAAAPANQIILK
- the LOC124008875 gene encoding muscleblind-like protein 2a isoform X8, whose protein sequence is MALNIASMRDTKWLTLEVCRQFQRGTCSRSDEECKFAHPPKSCQVENGRVIACFDSLKGRCTRENCKYLHPPAHLKTQLEINGRNNLIQQKTAAAMLAQQMPFMFPGTTMQPTMSFPINQGLGSSPGLSYAPYLTHMTHSMGMMPTEMLQPSTQSIIVPGSPPCSMQSSSSNQKLLRTDKLEVCREFQRGNCARGETDCRFAHPSDSPMIDTSDNTVTVCMDYIKSRCSREKCKYFHPPAHLQAKIKAAQHQANQTAVAAQAAAMAFPHGCLQPLPKRPALEKSNGASSLFHPSMLHYQQALANAQLQQQTAFCGFPTVPMMYSAAPATISATTTPATSVPYAAAAPANQIILK
- the LOC124008875 gene encoding muscleblind-like protein 2a isoform X3; the protein is MALNIASMRDTKWLTLEVCRQFQRGTCSRSDEECKFAHPPKSCQVENGRVIACFDSLKGRCTRENCKYLHPPAHLKTQLEINGRNNLIQQKTAAAMLAQQMPFMFPGTTMQPTMQSFPINQGLGSSPGLSYAPYLTHMTHSMGMMPTEMLQPSTQSIIVPGSPPCSMQSSSSNQKLLRTDKLEVCREFQRGNCARGETDCRFAHPSDSPMIDTSDNTVTVCMDYIKSRCSREKCKYFHPPAHLQAKIKAAQHQANQTAVAAQAAAMTQSTAKAMKRPLEATVELAFPHGCLQPLPKRPALEKSNGASSLFHPSMLHYQQALANAQLQQQTAFCGFPTVPMMYSAAPATISATTTPATSVPYAAAAPANQIILK